The genomic window caaaatttttagtaataattgtaACAAAGCTAGTTATGAAGTTATCTCgtttgatatgttttatttcttgaaACATCCGTTTTGATTTATTACGAAAGTTTGGGAtagcaaatttaatattttattttagaaaatatcctatattttaaacaattcacgtgtttaataaaataacagtgctatttttaaaatttaaataataataatgaataatattctaTTCACATAAgtcttttaaatatcaaatacttaAAAGATTGGTAAGTTTATATCATTGAGTTTACTCATACTAgcttttttttgaatatagaatacttTAATTGAAATCATTGTCCCGTTAATTTATGTGTGTTCTCAAGTATATCCTTGAACTCGGTTAAACtctaatgatttaaaaatgctaCGGGAAACGTATTACAagaatattgtgtttttttaatagtaaaatctCTTATTCTTCGGCAAGcgttgtttgtatattttaaaacctactaatattataaatgtgagtttgtatgtttgttacttaataatGCACAAACGGCGGGATGGTTTGTGTGAAATTTGGAATAGAAATAGCTTCTTCTCTGACTAGACTAACACGTAGACTGACGACCatcaatttctaaaaatattctcCAGATTTTGTTTGATACGTCCTTTTTTCTTACGAAAACTCACGTGCGACTAAAGAACATCATCAAAATAGGaattttgattttcaattaataataatcaactaatataaattaaattacacttctaattaatattatgaggaaactaaaatattttacatgtcAAAGTAAACTAACAATATACGACCTCGAGTAACGTAAATCATAAGCATAATTAGAACTTATTAACAAatcctttaaataaaactttgccAGCTCATGTTGGGATACGCTTTTGGTGCGCGTCTTATAAATCAATCTTATTGACTTAATTCCaacagaaaattattttaaaacttgtcCAGTGAAATAAAGAGATGAAAAGAACTGAAGGAAatgaataaatagtaaataaacatGAGAAAAATTTTACGGAACCGagttcgtttaaaattaatcagtGGTCTCGCGATCAAAGAGAATGTTTATCCAAATAAATGTTgctttattaaatgtaacattttcatttgaaatattgagagaaaattaatttaaagttacaatttattaacacattttgcatttaattatattctatttttggaattaataataataaaacatatttcaaacaatatttaaagtacCTATGAATAATTATACCTCTCTGTGGTATATGGTAGAACTCTTATATACCTTATACCTATTTGTAGGAGGCGGAATAAAACCCGCCACAAACAGATTTATAGCCGGCGTGGTAATCTGTCTTCTAGAGAATATAAGACGAGACACAGTGCTAATTAACATCgggaatttttaaaagtaataagatAGGATCACTTATTTTGTATAGAAATCGAAATTATTCCTTACACAATAatgaaaaagtatttgtaaattaaaacctTTGTGATTGTATTCCTCGGAGAAGTGAGGGTCTCATGCATAGAACGCTTTAAATTCAACGGGCATAGACAGAAACCGTTCTATGATAATATGCGTCATTTATCTTGTACCAGAAATTCACTGTTTGAAGGTAGAATCACCGAGTGATTAACATCCAACGTACGagtaacatattttaatcaaatttcgtTAACCGGTGATTCAAACAAGGAATCCGACATTGTATACAAATTATCGATACATCAACGCTTATAGTAGCAACTAGCAATCAACAATGGCCGAATGTTTGTTTACAAATAGCACGGGGATTAGTGTACGGCCGCCTGGCCGTGCTCCCCGGTCGATgtcaacaaacaaaaatacacatgtAAATACAACCACGTTTATACACAtcatgttgaaataaaaaaaaagtagtaaaaaaaaatactttcccTAAGCATCGTATCAGCGTGGACACCCTACAAGACCTGGGAATTATGCTTTATGTGATTTTATCTTTGAAATAATAGATTCGCTCattgtttaagaaaattatgATAACATAGATTACTCGTAGTATAATCAACAatgggtatattttattttattagtataaataatcattaagtGCCTCATAGCATATTTTCACTTTTAGCCTAATAAAGTACGTACTAACATTTGGAATTGGACCGAAGACCATGTCCAACCACATTACCGATTTATTCTCGTACACttacgttaaataatttaaaataatcaataacctACGTTTTTCTGCTGAGAATTCTCGTCTTAATTACTCAACCGATAATCATGATATTTTTCATGCAAGTTTCTTTAGTGGTATGGAATGGACATAAGGTAGCTCACAACTGGAGGCATGTGTTCGAAAAcccgcgggcgaaaactagtaaaatataatgaaaaggtatatattttttaatattgcctCAATTATAAGCTGAACAGTAGACGGGGTGCTTTGTGTGAAATGTGAAAGCCACACGTTCGATTCTGTCGTTTTCCTAACACGAGCTATACGATTAAATGGGAGAGAAAATCTGAATGTTGGggaattctattaaataaatgcaatgaaGTAATcttcaaaacaatatatataaagagaaCTAATAATCTAAACATAAGTCAACACATATAAACACGAAAAATAAATGGTAAGTAAAACAGGAGGATGTTTTAGAACAGCCCGTATAAAGTAACATGACGTCGATACCAAAACAGCGATCATTGTTTCACGCTCACGTATAAACGCGGCTCTTGAAGCTCGTCTTAGCAGTGCCATTGCGGCGGCGGAACGCTGAAAACTACTGAATTCCCTCAAACTTGAGTCTCTCTCTACAAATAGGTCAAAATCATGTTTTGGTTAAAGAACACGttcgtttattttcttttaatttcaatcgTTGTTACCGGTGAGTtattacacatttataattGCGATACGattaattgaaattgtattaaaagtattaaagttaattttgaaaattaggAAAACACAAAAAAGCCAAGCCGAAGAAATTCGTTCCTCCTTCTTCGAAAGGCATCCAGTGCTACAACTGTTTATCGTTTGATCATCCTGGTTGCTGGGATCCTGACCATCCCGACTACGCCAATATCACAGTGagtttagtaattattattaaaactaatatagaGAGAtgctttacatacatattaaagaaaatatgcaCAATGGTTTTGAGCTCAAAAGCGAGGTTTAAATTTGTCATGAAATCTTTATCTAGGTCCCCAACATCGACTGTTACATACCAGGGATGGCATTTCTTTGCATCGTTATAACTTCAGAGTCTGCCAAGCTCGGTGAgtacaaataacaaatacattttaagtggCTATAAAcccataaaatgtaattatttatttgatatgttATAACGATATTAGATGAGAAAATTAGAAATAGTTctcgtattaaataaatgttttattggacAGTGGAAACGGGTCAGGAGATCGGTCCAGTCCGCGCGCGCACCTGCGTACCCGCCAAAGACTTCTCAAAGAAAACAGTATCATATTCCATGTGCAGTAAGTTAAGTAAGGAATTGTCAGCCTCCGAAATATTCTCACGTATAGCAGTCAGCCGACCGCATTGTTCGCTTTGCAAAAAACATTTGTGCACTGACGCTGCACattgttaaattagtttaattaattaaggtcataattattattattaaataatcggCTAAGAACTTATCTAGGTCACAACTTTTGATGGTCGTTCGAATCCACGTACAATACGATTTgtatgaagtatttttaaatggctTATGGTCAATTGGTTGCACGATTATGTAAGACCCTTTTCAgagtgaaataattattcaattattgtaatgaaCAATAccgaaatttgtttaaaaattactgtatgggaactttaatatatatattgaaaaaaatcagcaataaattgttttatatgtatcaaACGAATTATTTGGCCTTTGCAATGTGTTTCGCGTCTTAGACCGTAATAGATGTAAATATACCCCATTATTATCAAACCTTCATCCCGTCGGCCGAATTGTTATCGTTTGTTTGGTTTTCACGTCTCTGTTATTGTTCGCGCTTACATAATCTGTTTAATAAACTAAGAAAGAAATTACCACGCGAAATGCAAAGAAGTTAACTTGTTTTTGAAACATGATATTTTTAGAGCGAAGGTTTGTTACTCTCGCGCGAGCAGgaagtttattttgaatttgtttttttttatatttcatttaatatttaataaacatatattacaataagttattttcataacatCCCAGAACCATTTCACGTGATATTATGACAGGCTACATAAAGTACCTTTtacttttaatcatttaaattcttAAGGGAACCTAACATATTGGTCAAggaaataaattactataatacgTTTCGCTAcgcgtaaatttaaatatacacaattttgttttgttagaaaaatatagtataaattaaattatgaattcgaATAATACTTCTACTAATGAAAATTTTCGATGGAACGACAAACATCCAaggaaactttaaatatatatatagcaataatATTGATGTTAATCATACTataaactagaaaaaaaataagtttttacttAAGAAACAAGTGTAAAGAAAAAGCAtgtctttaaaatgtttgtaataaattgtataaaactgtcagatacaaattatttcaaCGTTCTTTGAAATGTATACTTTTACGGCTTCGATAATTCAAAAGTCTGTAGCGACGAGAAATGTATTCCACGGTGTATAAAACTTAATGGAGAAATACTCCTCACTATAATTACACGACATCAAAGATCATTTCTTAATCATATCAATATATTGagaaagagattttttttttgtaacttattcgtttttagatttaaataaaacatatttacacaACGCAAACTTGCACATAAATATAGTTAAGTGAATCGATTGAACGAAAGATAAACAGTATGtttatcgtatattatattatatcatataatcgGAGTGAAAATGTTCCCTCCGAACGCTTCACAGGCGAACATTGGTTAAACCACAGATACAGCAAAACTTTATGTCAGAGAACTATATATCTGATCACGTGGACACTTCTAGAGAGGGTGTAATGTTACGTCAGTGTATCTACTTACATGGACTTATATGGataagagtaaataaattatttttatgaacgtGAAAAATGTAGTATAAACTGaaatactgttttaattaataatctttatatgctataatatataaacgtacCTTTTCGAGCATGTGATAAACATCAGCGAGGTCGACGCCGGGGTATGGGGACATGCCGTACGTAGCTATCTCCCAGAGCAGGATACCGAAGGCCCACACATCGGACTTGGTACTGAAGGTGTTATAGGCCAGGCCTTCGGGTGCAGTCCACTTGATAGGGAACTTCGCCCCCGCGTGGGCGGTGTAAGTATCGTCGCGCATAAGACGTGCGAGACCGAAGTCTGCAACTTTCACGAGGTGGTTCTCGCCGACGAGGCAGTTGCGAGCGGCGAGGTCCCTTTTGaaggaattaaatatatttgtactaaaCATAAACTATCGCTTCAGCTTAAAATTTCGATGAAATATGGCGTTCTATACGGTCCTAACAGCAGTTTGCCAGACTGGTGGCCATTTGTAAGAGGGTAGAAGTTCTCAGATCTAAGGGCTATAACGTGAGTTACAGAATGATTatctctatatttatataaaaaacacatatatatatatataagatggtttaaaaactttatttatagacGCACAAACAGTGACGGCTCTATCGTGTTTTAGGATATGACAGCTACCGTCAACTGATTTCAAGTGACGTCATGCGGATTGGACATTTCTGAGAAGGGATATTTAAGCTAAAATGCCACTTCGAAACGGCAATAGGCTTTCATCCAATTTTTtcgcttaaattaattaatataaaactattacataagactttttatataatttacaatacttaaaataaaataattcaaatatgttttaaataaaacaagcaatatataataaaaaaatatataatacctacaaaatatttcgagttaaatatatacctatgaaTAATTCTCGGAACATCAAAACGACCATTTCAAAGACATCATTTGAACGCATTTGCAATTGgaaatacataaattgaaaacaaatattaaatgaaatgacgTTGCATATATTGGAAAGGCTTATATTGGTTATCATCAATATAAGCCTTTCTGAAAACACAAACAGCTATTgaaggtaaataataataataattgatatgaagatatatatacatatattgactACATTTTAGTCGAAGCGACCAATccgaatgtttatatattatatgcatgtCCTAGCTGCAGGTCATTACTGAATTGATTTTAGAATCAATCTGAATACATTTTCATTGACCCGAACCCAGAATTAAAACCATTAGTCTGTATAAGCTAGCCGCTCGACTAACAGGGCTGTCAGTGAATAGGACGGAATACTATTTAGAGATAAAACTACAAATAGGCAATCCTGGTAAAGCTTAGTTTGAGCTCATAACTTGTGTTACTTATTCCGAGCCTTCGGAAATTTCATGCGTGTATCAACTTGAAAAATCTatgaaaatctttaaaatgtatggtgaccacttaccatcaagccGAGTCAGCTCAATATAAACGACAGTaaccatcgactgttatatcaAATACCTGTGTATAAACGAACGACTTTCCAGGTAACTCATTCCGGATGCAATTTGGGTCGCCATGTACATCAGGACGACGGCGTCGATTTGTTCGCGGTTGCCGGTGCGCAGGTAATCCAGCAGGTTGCCGCGACTCATGAACTCTGTGATGATGTAGAAGGGAGGCTCGCGGGTGCAAACTCCCAGCAGTTGCACGAGATTAGGGTGCCTCATTTCCTTCATGATGGCAGCCTCCTCGAGAAAATCTTTTAGAGCCATCGTATCGTCTTTTAGAGTTTTCACCGCAACCtgtttgaaaaattaatattgatgttatttaaattatttcctcAAACCCATTTTAAAATCAGTGAAATAATAGCCTCAAGCCTCAAATCCGACTCCTGGGTTAAGATCCCTTcaccttttgaggagaaggtaaggagcttattctaccacattgctccaatgcggagTGGAGTGTGGATGTTCATCTAACACATACTGGTGGTTCTGTGTGTGTGTGGTTCTGTGTGGTGCTCACAAGGTTCTGGTGTTCTAAACACAGGCAAAATACGAcccaaaatataattcttaaactgaatcattattttttgaaaCCTCAGCGTAGGCATatgaataaatttcataaattagtaatttaaaggGGCAATTGAAAAAAGAACGTCATTGACTTGAACTTAAAACTAGGTTAATGTTTTCTTAGATACTATGCCAATTTTTTATGCGTATGTTCTGGTTTACTAAGATACATCTTATAAGATCAATAAACATCATGAACTTCGGCTCAATAtgtctatttaaaattgtagaCAATCTAGAAAGAACTATAATGGATGAACTTAGACAATTCTAGAACTTTcctcttatttaaataacatcaaaGCGCCGCCAAATTCCATTAGAGGCTATTTAAAGAACTCGAGATAGATTttcaattaagtaattttaaatttatcactcTACTACGACGTTTTATTTCGGTCGAATCTTGTATCCTATAATCCAATTTCCAATAGAAAGCGATCCGTTTTTCGaacaagattaaatatttatattacataatatacgcTAATAgcatttaaattgtatactaGGTAAGTCTGGGATATCGTAACATATTAGATTACATACGTAGACCAACACGTACGCAGAACAAAACGTCGACAGTGACATATAGGTGACCTAGAAGCTTTACAATCGCCCTTGAAATAATTTTCTACTGCTCTCAGTTGTCGACATTCTGGATACAAAGATATCGCATTTCTAATTGAAAACAcacaataaagaataatattataaatcgtaAGCTTATTGAAAACAAGTTGCCAGCCTGAAAAACTGACCACCTGACTGTAAACCAAAAGTATTGTCACCGTAGCAAACACTGACCGTCCCTTGATTGCAAATACGACCCGAATCAACCTTGAGAACAGGTGTgagtaaagtaaatttaagtCAAAAAACATTTCACTTACAGTCATGTTGCACCTCTTCCAGGCGGCTTCGTACACGTCCCCGTACTGCCCACCACCGAGCTTGTGTTTCATGACAATGTCGGTTCGGTCTATTTCCCACTCGTCGGGCGGCGCGAGCGGGAACACGGTGGGTTTGTTTCGTTTCGGTGCCGGGTACAGCAGCTGCGTGATCAAGCCGTCGCCGAGCACCGAGTGGTGGTGTACGAGTTCGGCGAGCGTACCGAACTTCGATTCCGATGTCACGTACACCTagttcgaaaaatatattatcacgTTGATACGTCGAATCATGCTTGGTTCGAATTTCTTATCTTGTACAAGAAAGTTAagagatattaaaaatgtttgaaaaaatacGTAACAAAGAGGCCCCGTGGTTACCAGCACTAGGAACTATTAATAAGCGATTGCTTTAAacgtatctaaaaatatatatttatacctgtACAAGTCAACGCAGGTTCTTTATACAACTTTCATTAAGAAAGTAAGATCATCTAAATTCTCAAgagcataattaaaatattcttcacTTATATATAGTTTCAAAGCTTCTCTTAATGAAACAGCCGCCTCGGTATTCGAATGCTATTAATTAAACGTAATCTCAGAAGCCCCAAGGGATCCAATTCGAAATAGACTTCAATTTCATTGGATCCTAGGCAAACAATCCACTCGTCTACGTTAACTAAAATCGTCGAGTTGGAAACAATCGCATACCCCAGTGTCCTGTATCAGTTAGAGTGCATTTGTAAGtctttcaatttttataaaagaccAATATtgcaaattacattaaaaatgcaGTTTTTTTGTTACggtattaaacacaaataaaacacaatttaccTTTCCGTCAGAGTCTTCATTTATACGGTAATGGTAGACGCGACCTTCGTACCGTAACGATATACTTCTTTGGCCAGGACTAGACTCGGACTCTCGTACCTGATGAATGGTAATTTAGAAAGTTCGTATTGTAAAACAATAGATATTCCCATAATTAaaatggccgagatggcccagtggttagaacgcgtgcatcttaaccgatgatttcgggttcaaacccaggcaggcaccactgaattttcatgtgcttaatttgtgtttataattcatctcgtgctcggcggtgaaggaaaacatcgtgaggaaacctgcatgtgtctaatttcaacgaaattctgccacatgtgtattccaccaacccgcattggagcagcgtggtggaatatgctccataccttttcctcaaagggacaggaggccttcgcccagcagtgggaaatttacaggctgtttatgtttatgttataattaaaatatatatatatatatatataaatcaaaatcggatattactatatatttaccaGAAAACTTCCATTGATCCCGGATGATAGCAAATATTCAGCTGCGTTCCGAGATATCGGACCATGGTACCAGGAATGTTTCTCTAGAGAGTTGACAGGCGTCACGTAGTTGCTGGGCACCCAGCCCACGCCGCCGGACAGCGTGTGCGCTTCACACCATTCGCCGCTCTTATTGTAGCTCATTATACGTACTTGCTCGCCTAAGGTAACGGTTTTAACAGCCAAGTAATACAAAGGTAACATAAATACCTTTTTGTTACTTGGCCATTCAGCAGATTTGATTATCCGACTATGTTATGACTATAAGATTGTTAAACGTAATGCATTCTGTGCAAAGTTATCGGCAATtagagattaaaataattacattcattTATGTGTTATTAACggtctattaaatataaattggcaATTCGAATCTTTTCAAGGATGATAATTACGTCTTCCGAGAGAAGAAATCGGAGACTAATTCTCAATATTAAACTACACCAAAGTAGACacctacttttaattaaaaatgtttttttaaatacatctgaatttaattaaagtttaagttgCCATTTGATGTTTACGTGCCAGACAGACTTACGAACATCatgaatttaagtttatttaactattatacaTTGGAAACAGAATAGCAGTTATCGTTACAAAAGCTGAATCTAGTTTATCTGAAATAACTCAATGGAAGTCATAGATGTATGTCGCTGTAGTATGGGCTCGCAAATCATTAGCTGACTAGGGGAGAAGATGTTTTCATTCAACTCGCGATTCAACAACTAAAGCTAGCAATACTTTTACATTTCTAGCTCGTTATATCTCAGAACAAATTCCAAGTTTTTCATTAAAGATCCATGAAAGTCGTTCATTAACATTGATGCatttacatttaacttttaaaagacGGATAAATATAATGAGTCGTATTTTTGAAGAAGATTTTCAttgaaaagttaatatttctacatACATGAAAGTTAACAGGAAGGcaaattatcttaaaaaggAAAGGATTATACTACCTTTATATTTAGCTGCGAAAGTTGTTACCGAAAACAAAAATTGATAAActaaagtaaaaacaataacCTTGTGGTCCAACACTTATTCTACTATTGTTCAACATTCATCATTTACTCTTTTATGTAAGAAACATGACTGTTCAGTAACGAGGGAGTACTAGAGCAATAGCTGGACAGGAACAGTCGTAGCCAAACTTAAGTCCGTCCCTTCAGAGGAAGCACGAGTtggaatttaatcaaattctgtGTATCGGAATTATctcaagttaaattattatcagtataCGTCACGAATTGCCTCGAAGAGATGGAACACACATAATGACGTCTAATATATTAGACACGTGAGAACTAGACTTAAGTAGATGGGCATTATATTAATGACTTGTCTAATTTGCTTCACAATACAATACTAGACTTTAGAGATGGtatgcattataatataattacaattaaatatagcaaatatgtatgtatgtaaataagtaaatttatattatacctttCTTAAGGCTAAGTTGGTTTTCGCCTCCGGCTTGAAAATCGTAAAGCGCGACAAAGAGTTGAGGATCTTCCTCTTCGTGGTGCGCTAATAGGTTTTCTTTTGAAGTCCAtctatttcaaagaaaattctatcaataatatacacctaaaagttaaatttaggtgttgaataaatataaaagaacagttttatattattcgcATAAAATAtgcaatgtaatatatattagccTCATGGATATTTGTAAATGTCAAACCTGTTGGCGGAGTCTAGAGGTTGGGGTGTAGCCGGTGCGGCGGAGGCGCCTTCGCTATCCGGCAAATCCGGAATATGCGGCAAGGGGCGACTCTGCAGCAGAGCttctgtaacaaaatatatcacaataatataaacattaaaaatcatatttcaaCGTTTCAAATCGTTTTGTAAACAAAACGGTATCGACGACTGCTgtacttgtatttaaaactatgtaCGCCTGAAGCGCCGCCATTAAAAAGGCTTACGAGATAAACCTATTAGCCGAGAAGCTCGTTACGACGCGACGTCGACGACATTGTGTCTGCAGCGTAATCAGacggtttaattattatattcagttACATTTACCAAAAGCATATCCTTGTTTATTCAACAAAATGTagacataaacaaatttattataaaaacataattttctaGCCTTCGATTTATAGCAAGCAATAAATTGGATAACCGTTGCCTTGGCTCAGCGTGTAGAAAATATTGCTCAATTGGTTGTAGCAATGAAATTGTTAAAGACATTATAACCTAACcgagaatattatataatgattttgtaaacatgtgataatatttatcatcaGTCCATTTCCTGGATGATTTAAGACTGCATATCCTAAAATGGATGAACCAGAATAAATTAATGGAGGGTTTTGTTTCTCATAGATTAGTGTAATCATTATAATCATCTATTCAAATTAAGTTAGAGTTAAATTTGACAAATATCACATTTATccgtatgataaaaaaaaaattcaaaatctaTAAAtccataatacatatatagaaaacaAAACCTGAATCAAgttttaaaacgtataaatgaaaacttttaGATTAAGTCGTCACCGCTaaagtcataataaaaatatataacttttacgaCGTCTCTTttcatgtttaataatttcattgaaatcaaaACACACGTAACGCGAGTGCTCGCCGCATATGGTATCGTGACCGCGTTAATGAGTCACGTGTCGGGAGAGCTAAGTTCGTTTGTTATCCACATTTCTGAATACTCCAGTAGCTCTGATGCATCGTTGTTATTATATCACCCAATTAGTGAAACGTTTTCAAAAACCAATCtttctaatattatgaattcatTCGCATGTGTATACATGTTTGTTACTAAATGACGTCCGAGGTATTATATCttggattatattaatatatatatatatattattatgtatacattattataatttttaaaatagacgTTACTAGTCGCGCGAAAGCTAAAGTATAACGACtgaatgtataaaaaaagtcCGATTTTCCTATGTAATGTATTAACAATACTTTTAGGTTCGATTTTTAACAAACTGAGCGAGATTtcaaaaagtcaataaatcagtTTTCGgaatcaattgtttttatagGTGAAAAGCCAATAAACTAAATCTTATTTACTAGAAGTTTGGAAAAAAAAtggactaaaaataattaatttcacatctgtatatataaatatgtacagtcggggtaagaaaaggttcgtcaccttaagatctattttcgtgtgctcagtatgagcgataacctgctttaccgattgagtatgacatactgcgtcgcatctagcaaagagtataatagcgtttaaaagctataataataataagaagaagcggTCAATCGGGATGagaattaccaacttttcatgAAACCGATGTTACTTAttgattaggacattgtcttgtctcttataaaagagagtgcatagtagttaTACTACttcctattaatattataaacgcgaaagtttgtgtgtatggatctgccTGATTTTTCTgaggatggatgtttgttactctttcacgtaaataTTACAGAAcgaatttggataaaattttgcacatatagaatatgtactgaATTAACATATTGGACACTTTTTATCtcggaaaacataaaatctttcggaaacgcgggtgaaacccgcaggacggaagtagtaaataaaatagtaaaaataaaaaattattatggtACAAttttgtagtcgctgtcgcattgatccaacaaggcgagagcatatgtcggttcatagattttcgatagagTTTATATCcaccgcttttgcaggccaaggaatcaccaccacttcccggtgccgatggaacc from Vanessa tameamea isolate UH-Manoa-2023 chromosome Z, ilVanTame1 primary haplotype, whole genome shotgun sequence includes these protein-coding regions:
- the LOC113404081 gene encoding uncharacterized protein LOC113404081 gives rise to the protein MFWLKNTFVYFLLISIVVTGKHKKAKPKKFVPPSSKGIQCYNCLSFDHPGCWDPDHPDYANITVPNIDCYIPGMAFLCIVITSESAKLVETGQEIGPVRARTCVPAKDFSKKTVSYSMCSKLSKELSASEIFSRIAVSRPHCSLCKKHLCTDAAHC